A genomic segment from Amycolatopsis camponoti encodes:
- a CDS encoding TetR/AcrR family transcriptional regulator: protein MTTVDRAHATREAILTAAERLYAEHGVLAVSNRQISEAAGQGNNTAVGYHFGTRADLVRAIARRHSAAVEELRGRMLAEVGACADLRDWVRCLVHPSTEYLAAAGRPSWFARFTAQVMTEPSLRLAVAEETLSSPALARTVDGLSRCLPELPAEVRAERSAMTRQLLIHTMAERERAVAEGGDTPRAGWREAATGLTDALVGLWLAPVTHTDEGEERP from the coding sequence GTGACCACGGTGGATCGGGCGCACGCGACGCGCGAGGCGATCCTGACGGCGGCGGAACGGCTCTACGCCGAACACGGCGTGCTCGCCGTGTCGAACCGGCAGATCAGCGAAGCCGCCGGGCAGGGCAACAACACCGCCGTCGGCTACCACTTCGGCACTCGCGCCGACCTCGTCCGGGCCATCGCCCGCCGGCACTCCGCGGCCGTCGAAGAGCTGCGCGGACGCATGCTCGCCGAGGTCGGCGCGTGCGCGGACCTGCGAGACTGGGTCCGGTGCCTGGTGCACCCCTCCACCGAGTACCTCGCCGCGGCGGGCCGGCCGAGCTGGTTCGCCCGGTTCACCGCGCAGGTGATGACCGAGCCGTCGCTGCGGCTCGCCGTCGCCGAGGAGACGCTGTCGTCGCCCGCGCTGGCGCGGACCGTCGACGGGCTGAGCCGGTGCCTGCCGGAGCTGCCCGCCGAGGTCCGCGCCGAGCGCAGCGCCATGACCCGTCAGCTGCTGATCCACACGATGGCCGAGCGTGAACGCGCGGTGGCCGAAGGCGGCGACACCCCGCGAGCCGGCTGGCGCGAAGCCGCCACCGGCCTGACCGACGCACTGGTCGGGCTCTGGCTCGCCCCCGTGACCCACACCGACGAAGGAGAGGAACGACCATGA
- a CDS encoding TetR/AcrR family transcriptional regulator — MSKPKRADARRNEKTLLDAAAAVFVASGVDAPVRDIAAKAGVGMGTIYRHFPTRADLIVAVYRHQVEACADAGPALLEAASSPHEALSQWIDLFVDFLVTKHGLAGVLQGDGFASLHAYFLDRLVPVCAQLLEAAGLTAKVRPLELMRGVGNLCVGAEDGNPDYDARRLVKLLIAGLRA, encoded by the coding sequence GTGAGCAAACCCAAGCGCGCGGACGCCCGGCGCAACGAGAAGACGTTGCTCGACGCGGCGGCCGCGGTCTTCGTCGCGTCGGGGGTGGACGCGCCGGTGCGCGACATCGCGGCGAAGGCCGGCGTCGGGATGGGCACGATCTACCGCCACTTCCCGACCCGGGCGGACCTGATCGTCGCGGTCTACCGGCACCAGGTGGAAGCCTGCGCCGACGCGGGGCCGGCGCTGCTGGAGGCGGCGTCCTCGCCGCACGAGGCGCTGAGCCAGTGGATCGACCTGTTCGTCGACTTCCTGGTGACCAAGCACGGGCTCGCGGGGGTGCTGCAGGGCGACGGGTTCGCCTCGCTGCACGCGTACTTCCTCGATCGCCTGGTCCCGGTGTGCGCCCAGCTGCTCGAAGCCGCCGGGCTGACCGCGAAGGTGCGGCCGCTGGAGCTGATGCGCGGGGTGGGCAACCTGTGCGTCGGCGCGGAGGACGGCAACCCGGACTACGACGCGCGCCGCCTGGTCAAGCTCCTGATCGCGGGGCTGCGGGCGTGA
- a CDS encoding class I SAM-dependent methyltransferase, with protein MNRDIRSVEDLLRMLDGLFEDIPWDGFYEDRDRPVPFFADQPDENLDAWLRAGSLRKGRALELGCGPGRNARRLAAAGYEVDAVDRSRTAIAWATERGGDARFHHADIFAMDLPHETYDLVYDSGCLHHLAPHRRISYLALLDRHLKPGGHFGLVCFAAGTGDGGSGTEVPDAQLYRDRSLHGGLAYTPDELRRLFDGYTELELRPMRANTGLFGVPFLLAGLFRKN; from the coding sequence GTGAACCGGGACATCCGCTCGGTCGAGGACCTCCTGCGGATGCTGGACGGCCTCTTCGAAGACATCCCGTGGGACGGCTTCTACGAGGACCGCGACCGGCCCGTCCCGTTCTTCGCCGACCAGCCCGACGAAAACCTCGACGCCTGGCTCCGCGCCGGGTCACTCCGGAAGGGCCGCGCGCTGGAGCTGGGCTGCGGGCCCGGCCGCAACGCGCGGAGGCTCGCCGCCGCGGGGTACGAGGTGGATGCGGTCGACCGGTCGCGAACCGCGATCGCCTGGGCGACGGAACGCGGTGGTGACGCCCGCTTCCACCACGCCGACATCTTCGCCATGGACCTGCCGCACGAGACCTACGACCTGGTCTACGACTCGGGCTGCCTGCACCACCTCGCACCGCACCGGCGGATCAGCTACCTGGCCCTGCTCGACCGCCACCTGAAACCGGGCGGCCATTTCGGCCTCGTGTGCTTCGCCGCCGGCACCGGCGATGGCGGCTCCGGCACCGAGGTCCCGGACGCGCAGCTCTACCGCGACCGCAGTCTCCACGGCGGCCTCGCGTACACGCCGGACGAGCTGCGCCGGCTGTTCGACGGCTACACCGAGCTCGAACTGCGCCCGATGCGGGCGAACACCGGCCTGTTCGGTGTGCCCTTCCTGCTCGCCGGACTGTTCCGCAAGAACTGA
- a CDS encoding aldo/keto reductase, translating to MQYRTLGRTGVQVSSLALGAMNFGAIGRTTQDEATAIVDAALDGGINLVDTADMYSQGESEVMVGKAIKNRRDDLVLATKAAMPMGDERNHRGTSRRWIFKALEDSLRRLDVDHVDLYQMHRWDPATSDEEALSALTDLQRAGKIRYFGSSTFPAYRIVQAQWAARENHLSRYVTEQPSYSILQRGIETHVLPVTQEYGLGVLAWSPLASGWLSGAARAGQEIKTNRAGVLPQRFDLTDPANQARLDAVEKLVKIADQADLSLIQLSLAFVTAHPGVTSALIGPRTLGHLESQLAAADTVLAADVLDEIDAVVAPGVDLAAHEKFDTPPALLDPSLRRR from the coding sequence ATGCAGTACCGCACCCTGGGCCGCACCGGCGTCCAGGTCAGCAGCCTCGCCCTCGGCGCGATGAACTTCGGCGCGATCGGGCGCACCACCCAGGACGAGGCCACCGCCATCGTCGACGCCGCCCTCGACGGCGGGATCAACCTCGTCGACACCGCCGACATGTACAGCCAGGGCGAGTCGGAGGTCATGGTCGGCAAGGCGATCAAGAACCGCCGCGACGACCTCGTGCTCGCGACCAAGGCCGCCATGCCGATGGGCGACGAGCGCAACCACCGCGGCACTTCGCGCCGCTGGATCTTCAAGGCCCTCGAAGACAGCCTGCGCCGGCTCGACGTCGACCACGTCGACCTCTACCAGATGCACCGCTGGGACCCCGCCACGAGCGACGAGGAAGCGCTTTCCGCGCTGACCGACCTGCAGCGCGCGGGCAAGATCCGCTACTTCGGCTCGTCGACGTTCCCCGCTTACCGGATCGTGCAGGCCCAGTGGGCCGCGCGGGAAAACCACCTGAGCCGGTACGTCACCGAGCAGCCCAGCTACTCGATCCTGCAACGCGGCATCGAGACCCACGTGCTCCCGGTGACCCAGGAGTACGGCCTCGGCGTGCTGGCCTGGAGCCCGCTCGCGTCGGGCTGGCTCTCGGGTGCGGCCCGCGCCGGGCAGGAGATCAAGACGAACCGCGCCGGCGTCCTGCCGCAGCGCTTCGACCTCACCGACCCGGCCAACCAGGCCCGGCTGGACGCCGTCGAGAAGCTCGTCAAGATCGCCGACCAGGCGGATCTTTCCCTGATTCAGCTGTCGCTCGCCTTCGTGACCGCGCACCCCGGCGTGACCAGTGCGCTCATCGGTCCCCGCACGCTCGGCCACCTGGAGTCGCAGCTCGCGGCGGCCGACACCGTGCTGGCCGCCGACGTGCTCGACGAGATCGACGCCGTCGTCGCTCCCGGCGTCGACCTGGCCGCCCACGAAAAGTTCGACACCCCGCCCGCCCTGCTCGACCCGTCCCTCCGGAGGCGTTGA
- a CDS encoding NAD(P)/FAD-dependent oxidoreductase produces the protein MTVLVVGASAAGLATVEALRRKGYDERVTVLGAEAHLPYDRPPLSKQVLAGSWTPSRASLRTPEALSALDAEFVLGAPAAGLDAGTRTVRTSAGRALTADAIVLATGLRPRTLPGQDGLAGVHVLRTLDDALALRAELAPDKRVVVVGDGVLGAEIAATVCGLGVPVTLAGPQPAPLAYQFGPLVSGLLATLHADRGVNLRLGAAVTGLSSSDGRVTGVCLATGEELPADVVVVAFGAAPATDWLAGSGVLCDNGIVCDSRCRAADGIYAAGDVARWHHEGLDVLLRLENRTNATEQAIAVAGTILGDDRPYAPVPYFWTHQFDARIHVHGTLSADAEMSIVEGDVTTRRFVAEYREGGRVTGVLGWNMPKQARLNRQAIAGAAVPVGRA, from the coding sequence GTGACGGTCCTCGTCGTCGGCGCCTCGGCCGCCGGGCTGGCCACGGTGGAAGCGTTGCGCCGCAAGGGGTACGACGAGCGCGTGACCGTGCTGGGCGCGGAGGCGCACCTGCCGTACGACCGGCCGCCGCTGTCCAAGCAGGTGCTCGCCGGGAGCTGGACGCCTTCCCGGGCGAGCCTGCGCACGCCGGAGGCACTGTCCGCATTGGACGCCGAGTTCGTGCTCGGCGCCCCCGCGGCGGGGTTGGACGCCGGGACGCGGACCGTTCGCACGTCGGCTGGCCGGGCGTTGACCGCGGACGCGATCGTGCTCGCCACGGGCCTGCGTCCACGCACCCTGCCGGGCCAGGACGGCCTCGCGGGCGTCCACGTCCTGCGCACCCTCGACGACGCGCTGGCTTTGCGCGCGGAGCTGGCGCCGGACAAGCGCGTGGTCGTCGTCGGCGACGGCGTCCTCGGCGCGGAGATCGCGGCGACCGTGTGCGGGCTGGGCGTCCCGGTGACGCTGGCCGGGCCGCAGCCGGCGCCGCTCGCGTACCAGTTCGGTCCTCTGGTGTCGGGTCTGCTCGCGACGCTGCACGCCGACCGCGGTGTCAACTTGCGACTCGGTGCGGCGGTGACCGGACTGTCCTCATCGGATGGACGAGTTACCGGCGTGTGCTTGGCGACGGGGGAAGAGCTGCCGGCGGACGTCGTGGTGGTGGCGTTCGGCGCGGCCCCGGCGACGGACTGGCTGGCGGGCAGCGGGGTGCTGTGCGACAACGGCATCGTGTGCGACTCCCGGTGCCGCGCCGCGGACGGGATCTACGCCGCGGGCGACGTCGCCCGGTGGCACCACGAGGGGCTGGACGTGCTGCTGCGCCTGGAGAACCGGACGAACGCGACCGAGCAGGCGATCGCCGTCGCGGGAACCATCCTCGGCGACGACCGCCCGTATGCGCCGGTGCCGTACTTCTGGACCCACCAGTTCGACGCGCGGATCCACGTGCACGGGACGCTGTCCGCCGACGCCGAAATGTCCATTGTGGAAGGTGACGTGACGACGCGCCGGTTCGTGGCCGAGTACCGCGAGGGCGGCCGGGTGACCGGGGTGCTGGGCTGGAACATGCCCAAGCAGGCCCGGCTTAACCGGCAGGCCATCGCCGGCGCGGCGGTGCCGGTGGGACGCGCGTAA
- a CDS encoding pyridoxamine 5'-phosphate oxidase family protein, protein MTAWREFEEAEPEFARRVRTLFDAHKHKTMATLRADGSPRISGIETKFADGELTFGSMPDARKGADLRRDPRLALHSATVDPVDGEEAKWPGEAKISGRGIDTGDGFRVDVAEVVHTHLNPEATLLVVEWWTPEGGLRKVERE, encoded by the coding sequence ATGACGGCGTGGCGTGAGTTCGAAGAGGCGGAACCGGAGTTCGCTCGGCGCGTGCGGACGTTGTTCGACGCGCACAAGCACAAGACGATGGCGACCCTGCGGGCCGACGGGTCACCGCGGATCTCCGGCATCGAGACGAAGTTCGCGGACGGCGAGCTGACGTTCGGCTCGATGCCCGACGCGCGCAAGGGCGCGGACCTGAGGCGGGACCCGCGGCTGGCGCTGCACAGCGCGACGGTCGACCCGGTCGACGGCGAAGAGGCGAAGTGGCCGGGAGAGGCGAAGATCTCCGGCCGGGGAATCGACACGGGCGACGGCTTCCGCGTGGACGTCGCCGAGGTGGTCCACACTCATCTGAACCCGGAGGCGACGCTGCTGGTCGTCGAGTGGTGGACGCCCGAGGGCGGGCTCCGCAAGGTCGAGCGCGAGTGA
- a CDS encoding cytochrome P450, with translation MTQSHTELPRFPFEAGTALEPPSEWAEFREKCPVAHVRLASGDEAALITRYADVKSVLSDPRWTRPTPADNAARVADTESGGVFNSEMATVLPQHGEAHLTWRRTIGKWFTAKRMNALRPGMAAMAEQLIDDLVAKGAPGDLKAGVAFPLPVWVICDMLGVPDSDRDRFAHWSDVMLSMTRYTQAEFDAAQQDFGRYMGGLIAAKRAEPGEDILSALLPEGWSDPMLIATGIGLLIAGHETTANMIAKMVAMLLADRSRWERLLADPALVRTAVEESLRLDANAGVGMMRYFTDDFEVAGTVLPGGTTAMCSMAAANRDEGAFENASEMDLGRSPNPHLSFGAGAHACLGQPLARTELQVVLEVLLRKLPTLELAVPADELRRVEGLAVGGLRELPVRW, from the coding sequence ATGACGCAAAGCCACACCGAGCTGCCGCGGTTCCCGTTCGAAGCCGGCACCGCGCTCGAGCCGCCGTCCGAATGGGCGGAGTTCCGGGAGAAGTGCCCCGTCGCGCACGTTCGGCTGGCCAGCGGCGACGAAGCCGCCCTGATCACCCGCTACGCCGACGTCAAGAGCGTGCTCTCCGACCCGCGGTGGACCCGGCCGACGCCCGCCGACAACGCCGCGCGGGTCGCCGACACCGAGTCCGGCGGGGTGTTCAACAGCGAGATGGCGACCGTCCTCCCGCAGCACGGCGAAGCCCACCTCACCTGGCGCCGCACGATCGGCAAGTGGTTCACCGCCAAGCGGATGAACGCCCTGCGCCCCGGCATGGCGGCGATGGCCGAGCAGCTCATCGACGACCTCGTCGCCAAGGGCGCGCCCGGGGACCTCAAGGCCGGCGTCGCCTTCCCGCTGCCCGTCTGGGTCATCTGCGACATGCTCGGCGTGCCGGACTCCGACCGCGACCGGTTCGCGCACTGGTCGGACGTCATGCTCAGCATGACCCGCTACACCCAAGCCGAGTTCGACGCCGCGCAGCAGGACTTCGGGCGGTACATGGGCGGGCTCATCGCCGCCAAGCGCGCCGAACCCGGCGAGGACATCCTCAGCGCGCTGCTGCCCGAGGGCTGGTCCGACCCGATGCTGATCGCCACCGGGATCGGCCTGCTGATCGCCGGCCACGAGACCACCGCCAACATGATCGCCAAGATGGTCGCGATGCTGCTCGCCGACCGGAGCCGGTGGGAGCGGCTGCTGGCCGACCCGGCGCTGGTGCGCACCGCCGTCGAGGAGTCGCTGCGGCTGGACGCCAACGCGGGTGTCGGGATGATGCGCTACTTCACCGACGACTTCGAGGTCGCCGGCACCGTCCTGCCCGGCGGGACGACCGCGATGTGCAGCATGGCCGCGGCCAACCGCGACGAAGGCGCGTTCGAGAACGCGTCCGAAATGGACCTGGGCCGCAGCCCGAACCCGCACCTGTCCTTCGGCGCCGGCGCGCACGCGTGCCTCGGGCAGCCGCTCGCCCGCACCGAGCTGCAGGTCGTCCTGGAAGTCCTGCTGCGCAAGCTGCCGACGCTGGAGCTGGCCGTCCCGGCGGACGAGCTGCGCCGCGTCGAGGGGCTCGCCGTCGGCGGACTGCGGGAACTGCCCGTCCGCTGGTGA
- a CDS encoding SRPBCC family protein, whose amino-acid sequence MTSIETGHAETRTITIAAAPARVVDYLSDGRHLPEWAPGFAPAVEHEQGDVWRIPGAGEPRRVVVRTAKGHGVVDFVSAEAPNQGLFARVLPNLTGAELIFSLFFPEGTEPSAVDAQMAVVAQELEAVRERVEA is encoded by the coding sequence ATGACATCAATCGAGACAGGACACGCCGAGACCCGCACGATCACCATCGCTGCGGCGCCCGCGCGGGTCGTCGACTACCTCTCCGACGGGCGCCACCTGCCCGAATGGGCGCCCGGCTTCGCGCCCGCCGTCGAACACGAACAGGGCGACGTCTGGCGCATTCCCGGTGCGGGCGAGCCGCGCCGGGTCGTCGTGCGCACCGCGAAGGGCCATGGCGTTGTCGACTTCGTCAGTGCCGAGGCTCCGAACCAAGGCCTCTTCGCCCGCGTGCTCCCCAACCTGACCGGCGCCGAGCTGATCTTCAGCCTCTTCTTCCCCGAGGGAACCGAACCGTCGGCCGTCGACGCGCAGATGGCGGTCGTCGCCCAGGAACTCGAGGCCGTGCGAGAGCGCGTCGAAGCGTGA
- the glmS gene encoding glutamine--fructose-6-phosphate transaminase (isomerizing) — protein sequence MCGIVGYIGGQNAAPILLEGLTRLEYRGYDSAGIAVLGPKDTTQVHRVVGRVRNLTAALPKRLTGKVGIGHTRWATHGPASEDNAHPHTSEDGRISVVHNGIIDNADALRAQLADAGVKLTSETDTEVLAHLIARSGADTLEDAVVEAVSRITGTYAIAVTDSAHPDRLVIARNGSPLIIGVGEREMFVASDLAALVRHTSQVAHLDDGEFATVFATGYRTFTVDESDTTKPTTEIDIAAEDLDLGGFPHYMAKEIQEQPESIERIIRGRLDHRFGVARLDGLNLTPRELRGFSRVKILGCGSAYYVGQIGATMIEELARIPADAEAASEFRYRNPIIEADTLYIAVSQSGETIDTAFAVEEIKRKGGRVVGLVNVVGSTIARACDGGVYLHAGPEIAVASTKALTNMAVGFALIALSLGRVRDLSNADGQRIIAAIRALPDQIRTILAAEGEIAEHAKVAASANSLFFIGRVRGFPVAREGAQKFKEISYRHAEAYQTSELKHGPLALIDESLPTVAIVPADELADRNLAAMQQIRARGGAVLAVTHEDVDFGELDVPRIVVPRTEPELDPILLTIPLQLLAYHAALTLGYDIDKPRNLAKSVTVE from the coding sequence ATGTGCGGGATCGTCGGCTACATCGGCGGCCAGAACGCCGCCCCCATCCTCCTCGAAGGCCTGACCCGGCTCGAGTACCGCGGGTACGACTCCGCGGGCATCGCCGTCCTCGGCCCGAAGGACACCACGCAGGTCCACCGCGTCGTCGGCCGGGTCCGCAACCTCACCGCCGCGCTGCCCAAGCGCCTCACCGGGAAGGTCGGCATCGGCCACACGCGCTGGGCCACGCACGGGCCCGCGTCGGAGGACAACGCGCACCCGCACACCTCGGAGGACGGCCGGATCTCCGTCGTCCACAACGGCATCATCGACAACGCCGACGCCCTGCGCGCCCAGCTCGCCGACGCGGGTGTGAAGCTCACCTCCGAGACCGACACCGAGGTCCTCGCCCACCTGATCGCGCGGTCCGGCGCGGACACCCTGGAAGACGCCGTCGTCGAGGCGGTTTCGCGGATCACCGGCACGTACGCGATCGCCGTCACCGACTCCGCGCACCCGGACCGTCTCGTCATCGCGCGCAACGGCTCGCCGCTGATCATCGGCGTCGGCGAGCGCGAGATGTTCGTCGCCAGCGACCTCGCCGCGCTGGTCCGGCACACCTCGCAGGTCGCGCACCTCGACGACGGCGAGTTCGCGACGGTCTTCGCGACCGGCTACCGGACCTTCACCGTCGACGAGAGCGACACGACCAAGCCCACCACCGAGATCGACATCGCCGCCGAAGACCTCGACCTCGGCGGGTTCCCGCACTACATGGCCAAGGAGATCCAGGAGCAGCCCGAGTCCATCGAGCGGATCATCCGCGGCCGGCTGGACCACCGGTTCGGCGTCGCCCGCCTCGACGGGCTCAACCTGACACCCCGCGAGCTGCGCGGGTTCAGCCGCGTGAAGATCCTCGGCTGCGGCTCGGCGTACTACGTCGGCCAGATCGGCGCGACGATGATCGAGGAGCTGGCCCGCATCCCGGCCGACGCCGAAGCCGCGTCGGAGTTCCGCTACCGCAACCCGATCATCGAGGCGGACACGCTCTACATCGCGGTCAGCCAGTCCGGCGAGACGATCGACACCGCTTTCGCCGTCGAGGAGATCAAGCGCAAGGGCGGCCGGGTCGTGGGCCTGGTCAACGTCGTCGGCTCGACGATCGCCCGCGCCTGCGACGGCGGCGTCTACCTGCACGCCGGCCCGGAGATCGCGGTCGCCTCGACCAAGGCGCTGACGAACATGGCGGTCGGGTTCGCCCTGATCGCGCTGTCGCTCGGCCGCGTGCGGGATCTGTCCAATGCGGACGGTCAGCGGATCATCGCCGCGATCCGCGCGCTGCCCGACCAGATCCGCACGATCCTGGCCGCGGAAGGGGAGATCGCCGAGCACGCGAAGGTCGCCGCGTCCGCGAACAGCCTGTTCTTCATCGGCCGCGTCCGCGGGTTCCCGGTGGCTCGGGAGGGCGCACAGAAGTTCAAGGAGATCTCCTACCGCCACGCGGAGGCGTACCAGACGTCCGAGCTGAAGCACGGCCCGCTCGCCCTGATCGACGAGTCCCTCCCGACGGTGGCGATCGTGCCCGCCGACGAGCTGGCCGACCGCAACCTGGCGGCGATGCAGCAGATCCGCGCCCGCGGAGGCGCGGTCTTGGCGGTGACGCACGAGGACGTCGACTTCGGCGAGCTGGACGTCCCGCGGATCGTGGTGCCGCGGACCGAGCCGGAGCTCGACCCGATCCTGCTGACCATCCCGCTGCAGCTGCTGGCCTACCACGCCGCGCTGACGCTGGGCTACGACATCGACAAGCCGCGCAACCTGGCCAAGTCCGTCACGGTGGAGTGA
- a CDS encoding cytochrome P450: protein MIEQLTTDPYALLARLRATEPVAWLPSLNGWLVTRHDLALRVMRDAATFTVDDPRFSTARVVGPSMLSLDAAEHARHRTPFARHFRPREISDRFDGFVRAECARLVDGFAAAGRAELRRALAGPLSVAVVADALGLDDTDTARVLAWYDAIVSTVDDISAGREPGPRGAEAFGELRSHIEGSVGRRSLVTEAASVLDLPEVVSNAAVLMFGGIETTEGMIANLLVHLLRNPEHLDRALVPEAIEESLRLEPAAAVVDRYATRDVALGGASIARGDLVTVSLTAANRDPAVFPEPDVFDPHRPNLRKQLAFAHGPHFCLGADLARLEARIAVETVLDRLPGIALAEPATASGLVFRKPAAVHVRWLPS from the coding sequence GTGATCGAGCAGCTCACGACCGACCCGTACGCGCTGCTGGCGCGGCTCCGGGCGACCGAGCCGGTCGCCTGGCTGCCGTCGTTGAACGGCTGGCTGGTCACGCGGCACGACCTGGCGCTGCGGGTGATGCGCGACGCGGCGACCTTCACCGTGGACGACCCCCGGTTTTCGACGGCCCGGGTCGTCGGCCCTTCGATGCTCTCGCTGGACGCGGCCGAGCACGCCCGGCACCGGACGCCGTTCGCCCGGCACTTCCGGCCCCGCGAGATCTCGGACCGGTTCGACGGGTTCGTGCGCGCCGAGTGCGCCCGGCTGGTCGACGGGTTCGCCGCGGCCGGGCGCGCGGAGCTGCGCCGGGCGCTGGCCGGGCCGCTGTCCGTCGCGGTGGTGGCCGACGCGCTGGGCTTGGACGACACCGACACCGCGCGGGTGCTGGCCTGGTACGACGCGATCGTGTCCACAGTGGACGATATTTCGGCCGGCCGGGAACCGGGTCCTCGCGGTGCGGAAGCCTTCGGTGAGCTGCGCTCGCACATCGAGGGCTCGGTCGGCCGGCGCTCGCTGGTGACCGAGGCGGCTTCGGTGCTGGACCTGCCGGAGGTGGTGTCGAACGCCGCGGTGCTGATGTTCGGGGGCATCGAGACCACGGAAGGCATGATCGCCAACCTCCTGGTGCACCTGCTGCGGAATCCGGAGCACCTGGACCGCGCGCTCGTCCCGGAAGCGATCGAGGAGTCGCTCCGGCTGGAACCGGCCGCGGCGGTGGTCGACCGGTACGCGACCCGCGACGTCGCGCTCGGGGGAGCGTCGATCGCGCGGGGTGACCTCGTGACGGTGTCGCTCACCGCGGCCAACCGCGATCCCGCGGTGTTCCCCGAGCCCGACGTGTTCGACCCGCACCGGCCGAACCTGCGCAAGCAGCTGGCGTTCGCCCACGGCCCGCACTTCTGCCTCGGCGCCGACCTCGCCCGGCTGGAGGCGCGGATCGCCGTGGAAACCGTGCTCGACCGGCTGCCGGGCATCGCACTGGCGGAGCCGGCCACGGCGTCGGGGCTGGTGTTCCGCAAACCCGCGGCGGTTCACGTGCGCTGGCTGCCATCATGA
- a CDS encoding ferredoxin yields the protein MKVTVDEGKCCGAGTCVMLAPDVFDQRDDDGIVILLDETPAEAHHAIVREAASVCPGVAISVSEDA from the coding sequence ATGAAGGTCACCGTGGACGAAGGCAAGTGCTGCGGTGCCGGCACCTGCGTGATGCTCGCGCCGGACGTGTTCGACCAGCGCGACGACGACGGCATCGTCATCCTGCTCGACGAGACCCCGGCGGAAGCGCACCACGCGATCGTCCGGGAGGCGGCGAGCGTGTGCCCGGGTGTCGCGATTTCGGTGAGCGAGGACGCGTGA
- a CDS encoding MarR family winged helix-turn-helix transcriptional regulator — translation MTEDDDLAALCAGAGRALAEAERPILEEHGLSMWQYVVLSALSPGAAPSQLVLAQQIHYDKTRLIALLDGLVAEGLVSRSPDPSDRRARVVRLTAAGVRRHRAVRDAIRVAEERMLTGLSAEERRVLRSALARLARSD, via the coding sequence GTGACGGAGGACGACGACCTGGCGGCCCTCTGCGCGGGAGCCGGCCGCGCACTGGCCGAGGCCGAGCGCCCGATCCTGGAGGAGCACGGGCTCTCGATGTGGCAGTACGTGGTGCTGTCGGCCCTGTCCCCGGGGGCGGCGCCGAGCCAGCTGGTGCTGGCCCAGCAGATCCACTACGACAAGACGCGGCTGATCGCGTTGCTGGACGGGCTGGTCGCGGAGGGGTTGGTGAGCCGTTCGCCGGACCCGTCCGACCGGCGCGCCCGGGTGGTGCGGTTGACGGCCGCCGGCGTTCGGCGGCACCGGGCGGTGCGGGACGCGATCCGGGTGGCGGAGGAGCGGATGCTGACGGGGCTGAGCGCCGAGGAGCGGCGAGTGCTGCGGTCGGCCTTGGCCCGGCTGGCCCGCTCGGACTGA
- a CDS encoding LLM class flavin-dependent oxidoreductase, whose protein sequence is MSPRFGILTAPMNVGYDEILRVWREADTVPEIEHAWLFDHLMPIGGDPDGPIFEGWTLLSALAAQTERLRVGLLVTSNRFRPPAVLAKIATTVDIVSGGRLDFGIGAGSRPSHPLARREYDGHGLPYHSQDDAVAALAEACAIIRRLWTDDEPFDFDGEYVKLKGAFGNPKPVQRPHPPIMIGGRASATLRVVAEHADLWNIPGGGDIEDLAGRSRLLDRYCAEIGRDPASITRSIFLPVDYDKPAATREKIEEAVGAGFGHIVLGLANPYPDGVVRWVADELIR, encoded by the coding sequence ATGTCCCCCCGTTTCGGCATCCTGACCGCACCGATGAACGTCGGCTACGACGAGATCCTGCGCGTCTGGCGCGAAGCCGACACCGTGCCCGAAATCGAGCACGCGTGGCTGTTCGACCACCTCATGCCGATCGGCGGCGACCCGGACGGCCCGATCTTCGAAGGCTGGACGCTGCTTTCGGCGCTGGCCGCACAGACCGAGCGGCTGCGCGTCGGGCTCTTGGTCACCAGCAACCGCTTCCGGCCGCCGGCGGTGCTGGCGAAGATCGCGACCACGGTGGACATCGTGTCCGGCGGGCGCCTCGACTTCGGCATCGGCGCGGGGTCGCGCCCGAGCCATCCCCTGGCGCGGCGCGAATACGACGGCCACGGCCTGCCCTACCACAGCCAGGACGACGCCGTCGCCGCGCTCGCCGAGGCGTGCGCGATCATCCGTCGCTTGTGGACGGACGACGAGCCGTTCGACTTCGACGGCGAGTACGTCAAGCTGAAGGGCGCGTTCGGCAACCCCAAGCCGGTGCAGCGGCCGCACCCGCCGATCATGATCGGCGGCCGGGCGAGCGCGACGCTGCGCGTGGTCGCCGAGCACGCCGACCTGTGGAACATCCCGGGCGGCGGCGACATCGAAGACCTCGCCGGCCGCAGCAGGCTGCTCGACCGCTACTGCGCGGAGATCGGCCGCGACCCCGCGTCGATCACCCGCTCGATCTTCCTGCCGGTCGACTACGACAAGCCCGCCGCGACGCGCGAGAAGATCGAAGAGGCCGTGGGCGCAGGTTTCGGGCACATCGTCCTCGGCTTGGCGAACCCGTACCCCGACGGCGTCGTGCGGTGGGTCGCCGACGAGCTGATCCGCTGA